A single window of Caldicellulosiruptor bescii DSM 6725 DNA harbors:
- a CDS encoding iron ABC transporter substrate-binding protein, whose product MRSKSFCSDYFRASKKAISILLILSLFLLIVLNTFSGQAKQEKPSQKLVITDLLGRKVEIEDKKNKRIVAIGPGALRLVLYVDGTKNIVGVENAEKAWEEGSRTYIMAYPQLKKLPTIGQGGADSSPDPEKLISVKPDVIFAASFLDKAKADALQAKTKIPVVVLDYGTKLLFDENVYKSLRLIGKIVGKQQRAEDLINYMQRCKAFFNERTRNIPASKKPRMYVGAISFKGGHGFESTMGKYFPFLVINAVNVADQANKEGWFMVEKEKILEWDPDIIFIDEANLDLVKQDYKKNPEFYKSLSAFKYGKVYGQLPYNFYWTNIDTVLANTFFIAKVVYPDRFKDVDPIKRADEIYKFFLGKPLYTKMAKKFGGFVKIKLD is encoded by the coding sequence GTGAGAAGCAAGAGTTTTTGTTCTGATTACTTTAGAGCGAGTAAAAAGGCAATAAGTATTCTGCTAATTTTGAGTCTTTTCTTACTAATTGTATTGAACACATTTTCTGGGCAAGCAAAACAAGAAAAGCCTTCTCAAAAGCTTGTAATCACAGACCTTCTTGGCAGAAAAGTAGAGATTGAAGACAAGAAAAACAAAAGAATTGTTGCGATAGGACCTGGGGCACTCAGGCTTGTTTTGTATGTCGATGGAACAAAAAATATAGTTGGAGTTGAAAATGCAGAGAAGGCATGGGAAGAAGGCTCAAGAACATATATCATGGCATATCCACAGCTCAAAAAACTTCCAACAATTGGACAAGGAGGTGCTGATTCATCCCCTGATCCTGAAAAGTTAATATCTGTAAAGCCTGATGTAATCTTTGCTGCAAGCTTTTTAGACAAGGCAAAGGCAGACGCTCTTCAGGCAAAAACAAAGATACCTGTTGTTGTGCTTGACTATGGTACAAAACTACTTTTTGATGAGAATGTCTATAAATCACTAAGACTTATTGGTAAAATTGTAGGGAAACAGCAGCGTGCAGAAGACCTCATAAACTATATGCAAAGGTGCAAGGCATTTTTCAATGAAAGAACCAGAAATATCCCGGCTTCTAAAAAGCCAAGGATGTATGTTGGGGCTATCAGTTTCAAAGGCGGGCACGGATTTGAAAGCACAATGGGCAAATATTTTCCATTTTTGGTCATAAATGCAGTAAATGTTGCAGACCAGGCCAATAAAGAAGGCTGGTTCATGGTTGAAAAAGAAAAGATTTTAGAGTGGGACCCTGATATTATATTTATTGACGAGGCAAATTTGGATCTTGTAAAACAGGATTACAAGAAAAACCCTGAGTTTTATAAATCACTTTCAGCTTTCAAATATGGCAAAGTCTACGGTCAGCTTCCTTACAATTTCTATTGGACCAACATTGACACTGTTTTGGCAAACACATTCTTTATTGCAAAGGTTGTGTATCCAGATAGATTCAAAGATGTTGACCCAATCAAGCGAGCAGATGAGATTTACAAATTCTTCTTAGGAAAGCCGCTTTATACCAAGATGGCAAAGAAATTTGGAGGGTTTGTGAAAATAAAGCTTGACTAA
- a CDS encoding FecCD family ABC transporter permease, whose product MTQEVEKHKKLKSQYKKLVAEKVLFLITIAILTVILSVYAISSGSSDLSFSDVLKAFLGRSDERTALIVFDIRLVRVVAAILAGIGLAIGGAAIQSLFHNPLASPFTLGISQGAAFGAAIGIIVLGGGVASSAASDSVTILHPSVVVVCAFLGSMLSTGVVLALAQIKRFSPEAVVLSGVALSSLFSAATTIIQYFASDVKIAALVFWTFGDIGRATWDDVKIMAVFVILAWLYFLANSWNYNAIASGEDVAKSLGVNVERTRFFGILVSSFITSVIVSFLGIISFICLVAPHIARRFIGNDQRFLTMASGLVGAFLLLLSDTVARLIIQPVVLPVGAVTSFLGAPLFMYLLIRGKKV is encoded by the coding sequence ATGACTCAAGAAGTAGAGAAACACAAAAAACTAAAATCCCAGTACAAAAAGCTTGTTGCTGAGAAAGTGCTGTTTTTAATTACTATTGCTATCTTGACAGTGATACTTTCGGTATATGCAATATCCTCAGGTTCATCGGATTTGAGTTTTTCTGATGTTTTAAAGGCTTTTTTAGGGAGAAGTGATGAAAGAACAGCTCTTATAGTCTTTGACATAAGACTTGTAAGAGTTGTTGCGGCAATTTTGGCAGGGATTGGCCTTGCAATTGGAGGAGCTGCAATTCAGAGCCTTTTTCACAACCCCTTAGCTTCTCCTTTTACTCTTGGAATTTCACAAGGTGCTGCGTTTGGTGCGGCAATTGGAATAATTGTGCTGGGCGGCGGGGTAGCATCCTCTGCCGCCTCTGACTCTGTTACCATTTTGCATCCATCAGTGGTCGTTGTGTGTGCTTTTTTGGGGTCAATGTTATCAACTGGAGTAGTACTTGCTTTAGCACAAATAAAGAGGTTTTCACCAGAGGCAGTTGTGCTTTCTGGAGTTGCCTTGAGTTCTCTTTTTTCTGCCGCAACAACTATAATTCAGTATTTTGCATCAGATGTAAAGATTGCTGCGCTTGTGTTCTGGACATTTGGCGATATTGGAAGGGCGACATGGGATGATGTAAAGATTATGGCGGTTTTTGTAATTTTAGCATGGCTGTACTTTTTGGCAAATTCATGGAACTACAATGCAATTGCAAGTGGAGAAGATGTTGCAAAAAGCCTTGGTGTGAATGTTGAAAGAACAAGGTTTTTTGGGATTTTAGTAAGCAGCTTTATAACATCTGTAATTGTATCCTTCTTAGGAATTATAAGTTTTATATGCTTGGTAGCGCCTCACATAGCACGAAGGTTTATAGGGAATGACCAGAGGTTTTTGACTATGGCATCTGGTCTTGTAGGTGCGTTTTTGCTTCTTTTGTCAGACACAGTAGCAAGACTTATAATACAGCCAGTTGTTTTGCCAGTTGGCGCTGTGACATCTTTCCTTGGTGCACCGCTTTTTATGTATCTTTTAATCCGCGGAAAGAAGGTATGA
- a CDS encoding ABC transporter ATP-binding protein → MLKVDNLEFSFKDFQVLSGISFEAKKGEFVSILGNNGAGKSTLLKCIAKLLKPKRGVVLIDGKNVNSYSLNQLSKNVAYVPQRYTTNRITVYEAILLGRKPHFTGLAPCSEDLEKVEMALDIFDLKHLAFRYLDEISGGELQKVVIARAFVQEPKVLLLDEPINNLDLKNQIEVLRILRKLSRQEEILVVVILHDLNLAIRFSDWFIFIKDKKIFASGGKEIITADVISKVYGVDVKVEKHNDEIFVVPIVAAV, encoded by the coding sequence ATGCTGAAAGTAGATAACCTTGAATTTAGCTTTAAAGACTTTCAGGTCTTAAGTGGGATTTCTTTTGAAGCAAAAAAGGGTGAGTTTGTGTCAATTTTAGGTAACAATGGAGCAGGGAAATCTACGCTTTTAAAGTGTATAGCAAAGCTTTTAAAGCCAAAAAGAGGAGTTGTGCTAATAGATGGTAAGAATGTGAATAGTTATTCATTGAACCAGCTTTCAAAAAATGTAGCATATGTTCCACAAAGATACACTACAAACAGAATAACAGTGTATGAGGCAATACTTCTTGGAAGAAAGCCGCATTTTACTGGACTTGCTCCTTGTTCAGAAGATTTGGAGAAGGTTGAAATGGCACTTGATATTTTTGATTTGAAACACCTTGCTTTCAGATACTTAGATGAGATAAGCGGTGGAGAACTTCAAAAAGTAGTGATTGCAAGAGCGTTTGTTCAAGAGCCCAAAGTCCTGCTTTTGGATGAGCCGATAAACAATCTTGACTTGAAGAATCAAATAGAGGTTTTAAGGATTTTAAGAAAACTTTCAAGGCAAGAAGAAATTTTAGTAGTTGTAATCTTACACGACTTGAATCTTGCCATTAGATTTTCTGATTGGTTCATCTTTATAAAAGACAAAAAGATATTTGCATCAGGTGGAAAAGAAATAATAACAGCTGATGTGATTTCGAAAGTATATGGGGTAGATGTAAAAGTGGAAAAACACAATGATGAAATTTTTGTTGTTCCAATAGTAGCTGCTGTTTAA
- the tsaA gene encoding tRNA (N6-threonylcarbamoyladenosine(37)-N6)-methyltransferase TrmO, whose amino-acid sequence MELVKIGIIHSPYKTKEEAPRQGADSEEVFYLEIFENYIDGLKDIEEAKYLIVLYWGHQSNRDTLITKTPFSDVPKGVFACRSPNRPNPILFNVAELIARRGNVLVVKGLDAIDGSPVIDIKPYYERIDIPKGLQEKIFEEQSK is encoded by the coding sequence ATGGAACTTGTGAAAATAGGAATAATTCACAGTCCATATAAAACAAAAGAAGAGGCACCAAGGCAAGGTGCAGATTCAGAAGAAGTTTTCTATTTAGAGATATTTGAAAATTATATTGATGGTTTAAAGGATATCGAAGAGGCAAAGTACTTAATTGTTTTGTACTGGGGACATCAATCAAACAGGGACACTCTAATTACCAAGACACCCTTTTCAGATGTTCCCAAAGGTGTTTTTGCATGCAGGTCTCCAAACAGACCAAACCCAATACTTTTTAACGTTGCAGAGCTGATAGCTCGCAGAGGCAACGTTCTTGTTGTAAAAGGGCTTGATGCAATAGATGGTTCACCTGTAATAGATATAAAACCCTATTATGAAAGAATTGACATTCCCAAAGGGTTACAAGAAAAAATTTTTGAAGAACAAAGCAAATGA
- a CDS encoding FmdE family protein: MTWEKELFWKKAAEFHGHICPGLAIGFRACEAAIKRLSIDFSSDEEIVCITENDACGVDAIQAILGCTAGKGNLIFKDRGKQAFTFFRRDTNQGIRIVFKGFNENRSREENLQYILDAPLDEIFEYKEPKDKLPQNARIFRSLKCENCGEKTAEHRIRILDGKFLCLDCYEDYSRGWGK, from the coding sequence ATGACATGGGAAAAAGAACTTTTCTGGAAAAAGGCAGCTGAGTTTCACGGGCACATATGTCCAGGTCTTGCGATAGGATTTAGAGCATGTGAGGCAGCTATAAAAAGACTTTCTATAGATTTTTCTTCAGATGAAGAAATAGTTTGCATTACAGAAAATGATGCATGTGGAGTTGATGCTATTCAGGCAATTTTGGGATGTACTGCCGGCAAAGGTAATCTAATTTTCAAAGACAGAGGCAAACAGGCATTTACATTTTTCAGAAGAGATACAAATCAGGGTATTAGAATTGTGTTCAAGGGTTTTAATGAAAATAGGTCAAGAGAAGAAAACCTCCAGTATATTCTTGATGCGCCTTTAGATGAGATTTTTGAGTACAAAGAACCAAAAGATAAATTACCACAAAATGCACGTATTTTCAGGTCTTTGAAATGTGAAAATTGTGGAGAAAAAACAGCAGAGCACAGAATAAGAATTTTGGATGGAAAGTTTTTGTGTCTTGACTGCTATGAGGACTACTCAAGAGGATGGGGAAAATAG
- a CDS encoding DUF3842 family protein — MIIAVLDGQGAGLGRTFIKRLKKELGQYVKVVALGTNEVAMQNMLKNGADSGYCGEDDIVYFLTNFVPDAIVGPIGILTCGGINGEITAKIAYSVFSLDCKKYIIPLNLHGIFIPGTVNLSMKEIFSQIIEDIKETLKKRMSKSPYFPHPLE, encoded by the coding sequence ATGATAATAGCTGTTTTGGACGGGCAAGGTGCTGGTCTTGGAAGGACATTTATAAAAAGACTCAAAAAAGAGCTTGGGCAATATGTAAAAGTTGTTGCACTTGGAACAAATGAAGTTGCTATGCAAAATATGCTTAAAAACGGGGCAGATAGCGGATATTGTGGTGAAGATGATATTGTCTATTTTTTAACAAACTTTGTGCCAGATGCAATTGTTGGACCTATTGGAATTCTTACCTGTGGCGGAATAAATGGTGAAATTACTGCAAAGATAGCATATTCAGTTTTCAGCCTTGATTGCAAAAAATACATAATCCCGTTGAATCTTCACGGTATATTTATCCCTGGCACTGTGAATTTATCTATGAAAGAGATATTTTCTCAGATAATTGAGGATATAAAAGAGACTTTAAAAAAGAGGATGAGCAAAAGTCCCTATTTTCCCCATCCTCTTGAGTAG
- a CDS encoding sensor histidine kinase: MKKIPKNINIRTKLTLWYSAMLMVIIILFSVFVYLLMLQLLYVGEKNFIQDFSDEVALRVSISKAQKISVNESHKIISSGVQIVIYSKNGIPIYKTSNLFTKAVESIPLSERVRKIEINEKDWLIYDQRLFDDKNRMIGWLRIGRPSLTKRVLQNLKNVIFLSIPLPFLIAIWGGYLLAKKALKPIDDIAKTARTIGHTDLSKRLNFPKVEDEIGRLAMTFDEMLDRLENAFKRERRFLSDASHELRTPLTTVKALVEEALEDCKTQDEYKEVLYVIHKEISKMNKIISQLFMLTRCEEGNWPVDFEKINLRIIVEDVMEEMQEFAQQKGVKLYKECDKDIFIEGDQTLITRLFINLIENAIKYNKKDGWILAKIEEQENEVKITIEDGGIGIPEEDLPFIFNRFYRVDKSRSTEGIGLGLSIVDWIVKIHRGRINVTSKVGIGSCFEIILPKKRFIYNKC, from the coding sequence ATGAAAAAGATTCCCAAAAATATTAACATCCGTACAAAACTGACTCTATGGTACTCAGCAATGTTGATGGTGATTATAATTCTCTTCAGTGTCTTTGTATACCTTCTGATGCTCCAACTACTCTATGTGGGTGAAAAAAATTTCATTCAAGATTTTTCAGATGAGGTTGCGCTAAGAGTAAGTATATCCAAAGCTCAAAAGATAAGTGTAAATGAGTCGCACAAAATCATCAGTTCAGGTGTGCAGATTGTAATATACTCAAAAAATGGCATTCCAATTTATAAAACAAGTAATCTTTTTACAAAGGCAGTTGAAAGTATACCTTTGTCAGAAAGGGTCCGAAAGATAGAGATAAACGAAAAGGATTGGTTAATATATGACCAGAGATTATTTGACGATAAAAACAGGATGATTGGCTGGCTGAGGATAGGAAGACCTTCACTTACAAAAAGGGTGTTGCAAAACTTAAAAAATGTTATATTTCTGTCCATTCCACTGCCATTTTTAATTGCAATATGGGGCGGTTATTTGCTTGCTAAAAAAGCATTAAAACCAATTGATGATATTGCCAAAACCGCAAGAACAATTGGACACACTGACCTTAGCAAACGCTTGAATTTTCCAAAGGTAGAAGATGAGATAGGTCGACTTGCAATGACATTTGATGAGATGCTTGACAGGTTAGAAAATGCATTCAAAAGAGAGCGTCGGTTTTTGTCTGATGCCTCTCATGAGTTAAGAACACCACTTACAACAGTCAAGGCATTAGTGGAAGAAGCTTTAGAGGACTGCAAAACACAAGATGAGTACAAGGAAGTACTTTATGTAATACACAAAGAGATTTCAAAGATGAACAAGATAATCTCGCAGCTTTTTATGCTTACAAGGTGCGAAGAAGGAAACTGGCCGGTCGACTTTGAAAAGATAAACTTAAGGATTATTGTTGAAGATGTCATGGAAGAGATGCAAGAGTTTGCTCAGCAAAAGGGTGTAAAACTTTACAAAGAGTGTGATAAGGACATTTTCATTGAAGGAGATCAAACACTTATAACAAGGCTTTTTATAAACCTCATTGAAAATGCAATAAAATACAATAAAAAAGATGGATGGATTCTGGCAAAAATTGAAGAGCAAGAAAATGAAGTCAAAATTACAATTGAAGATGGAGGTATTGGCATCCCTGAAGAAGACCTTCCTTTTATATTCAACAGGTTCTATCGCGTTGACAAATCAAGGTCAACTGAAGGAATAGGACTTGGCCTTTCCATTGTCGATTGGATTGTAAAAATTCACAGGGGGAGAATAAATGTCACAAGTAAAGTTGGCATTGGCTCATGTTTTGAGATTATACTGCCAAAAAAACGATTTATTTATAATAAATGTTAA
- a CDS encoding response regulator transcription factor translates to MRILVIEDQKSLANTIARRLQEVGYSVDMALDGQEGLNFIQTASYDLIILDIMLPKIDGITLLKLVRNKGVQTPVLCLTAKDSIEDRVTGLDAGADDYLVKPFSFDELLARVRALLRRYSQIKDPIIQIKDLVIDTNSRKVTRAGKVIDLTSKEYSVLEYLARNKGRVLTRSQIAEHVWNYDFEGTSNIVDVYIRYLRRKIDDGFPEKLIHTIRGVGYMLRDEKR, encoded by the coding sequence ATGAGAATTCTTGTAATTGAAGACCAAAAGTCCTTAGCAAATACAATAGCAAGAAGGCTTCAAGAAGTAGGCTATAGTGTAGATATGGCACTTGATGGACAAGAGGGATTAAATTTTATCCAAACTGCAAGCTATGACTTAATAATCCTTGACATAATGCTACCTAAGATTGACGGCATAACTTTGCTAAAACTTGTGAGAAACAAAGGTGTCCAGACTCCTGTTTTGTGTCTGACTGCCAAGGATTCTATAGAAGACAGGGTAACAGGGCTTGATGCCGGAGCAGACGATTATCTTGTAAAACCATTTTCTTTTGATGAGCTTTTAGCAAGGGTAAGGGCTCTTTTGAGAAGATACAGCCAGATAAAAGACCCAATTATCCAGATAAAAGACCTTGTAATAGACACCAATTCCAGAAAGGTGACACGCGCAGGAAAGGTAATTGACCTTACATCAAAAGAGTATTCTGTTTTGGAATACTTGGCAAGAAACAAAGGAAGAGTACTTACACGCTCACAAATAGCTGAACATGTTTGGAACTATGACTTTGAAGGGACTTCCAATATTGTAGATGTATATATACGATACCTCAGAAGAAAGATTGACGATGGTTTTCCTGAAAAGCTCATCCATACAATAAGAGGTGTTGGGTATATGTTGAGGGATGAAAAAAGATGA